CTGGCAATCACATGTGAATAACATTTGCATAACTTTAAACCATATTTCGAATGTTTCATGAGCTTAAATGTCATTGCATTGGCATCTTATCAATATTCataattcaaatacatttgtaaacttaaattacaaaatggctccaacacacacactcctcacctccTGCTATATGCATTGTAGATTTCTTTGAGGGGGCGGTAGCAGAAGGCCAGCGGGTCTTGATAGCTTTTTCTTCTTGTCTGTGAAGAGTTACATCTTCTGGCTTTGTGGCCCCTCATtccacaagaaaaacaaacaaagttctgcttttctgatctgttgtctttgcagtTCTTCGCTATGTGTCCCTCTTTTGCATCTCCTGAAGCTTTTACCTCTGTGTTGCCAATTAGAATAACGGGAGGATTCTGGCCCTCTTtgtctcctgttctgttggGAAAGCTTACTTCCTATAGCTGCAGTGGGGTGTGATTTCTTAGAAGTGGCTTGattattgtaaaattgtgtCATTTTAGTAATAATTTCATCATAGTCTGAGAGATGAGTCAAAAGAGTCTGGGGATCACTTTTGTTGATCAAAGCAAATTTATAGCCAACATCCTCAGTCATGATGTCAGGGTACCCACGGTTCTGATAACTTTTCTGGATAACTTTTCTGGATTGGTAGATGCAATCCCCAAGACCTCTAGTAGTGCTTTTTTCCGGTCCTTATTATTTCCCATCCTATTCTTTACTCTATCTACCAAGGCTTTAGATAATGTAGACAGACGGCACATGCTCAGCACAACACAAGCATCAAAATCTGTCAATCTGTAAATGTTCACGCAGGTCTCCAGACTGTCAGATTCAAATTTTACCACACTCTTTAACACTGTTTCTAACTCTAAGGCATTTGATGGACATAACCTCATCTCCACTTGCTCCATTACACACAGTGGTGGAGTGAATTGGTGCCATTGGGTATTTAACCGTGACACTTGAATGTTGACACTGACTGTCCCGTGAATCTGAATGTTTCTCCCAACATTCCTCATTTCAGGCATTGCTGCTGCTAATATCAGATATGCAGTTGGAGAACTGGCTAACCTTATGAACGCTTATTTGAATTATGTAATTATATGCAGTCTTCACCTCCTTTAACTCACCTGACAACACTTCTACTGTTGATTTCAACATGTTGTTATTAGCCTTGAGTTCCTATTTCTTCCTGCAACTGCACATTCTCCATTTTCAAAAGGGTGTCATTAATCTGAAGATTTTCTGTGTGCCGCCCCGTCATTAAGACGTGATACAAGTGAATTATTCTCTTTCAgttggtctctctctgcctctacctcaTCTAATCTTTTCTTGGTCACTTTGTATGTGGCAAGAAGTCCTTGAAGGCCATTGGcaactttcccttttttgtgttttggtatCTTTGGTATCTGGGCCACAGTACTTCGGGCACAAACCACACTACTTCAGGTTATCAACAACTCgtttcagttactttagaaaTGTTTCACGGCCTGGGCCTCTTTGTTTCAGCTCCTTTAGAAAGTTATTTCAACACAATTCTGTGACCTCGCTACTCCGGACTCAGTTACTATGAACCCCATGTAACAAGCAACCAACTGTAACAAACAATTGTGGCTACTGTGCCTgcaaacaggtacacacatgcccttatttgacctttgacccacaATGATCACATGTAGTATAATATGATTATAACATATTAATAAAAGTTAACAGTAATCCTAGAATGGGGGGTCTAGTAGCATGAAAGATAATGTGAAAAGTATATCCAATCCTGGATAAACAACTCACATTTACTGTAGATTGCTATGGTTTTACAAGTCTGCCACAATCTAATAAGCATACAAATCATTATGTGGATTTTATCACCATTATTATTCACCATGTTTCTCTGATTATAACACACTGTACTTGTCCATTCTTTTGCAATGAGGCAGGATGTTCAGTGCCACCACCCACAAGCTCCTTTAACTTTGGACAAACAATCTGAGGGCAATCTGTGAACCATAGCATGTGTGCAACGAACCCGGGTCCCCGTGGGCTTTCAGACCCATTCGTGGTCGGGGATGATGGCGCTTGAACCACAAGCAACTTTGAAGGTTAGAGATTCTGTAAACAGCAACACCAGCACTGTCCAAGCTGATGCCTCACTGGCAGAGGAACTTAAccacttctttctttcccccctaaaacatctttttgtgacaactgttgggagtagagagctaatatttgggactattcatatCACATATcgccttgaattttttcagccaaatctgagacggtcgagtgggagccattgtcccacATGACATGGAATGACTCTTTCACAATGAGCCCAAGATCATATGTGGTGTTGGGTTTGCCAATTcatatgaaggtgtgtgtgtgtgtgtgtctgtgtctgtgtctgtgtgtgtgtgtgtgtgtgtgtgtgtgtgtgtgtgtgtgtgtgtgtgtgtgtgaccacagtcATGGATTTTAAACATGCTCTCTCATGCTACTGTGTGGTGTACCAGGATGGCCCATGATTAGCTGAGGCATGTGCAACACCAGCAACACCAGCACTGTCCAAGCTGATGCCTCACTGGCAGAGGAACTTAAccacttctttctttcccccctaaaacatctttttgtgacaactgttgggagtagagagctaatatttgggactattcatattaagaagtgtatgaacaaccttgaattttttcagccaaatctgagatggtcgagtgggagccattgtcccacATGACATGGAATGACTCTTTCACAATGAGCCCAAGATCATATGTGGTGTTGGGTTTGccaattcatgtgtgtgtgtgtgtgtgtctgtgtgtgtgtgtgtgtgtgtgtgtgtgtgtgtgtgtgtgtgtgtgtccacagtcaTGGATTTTAAACATGCTCTCTCATGCTACTGTGTGGTGTACCAGGATGGCCCATGATTAGCTGAGGCATGTGTGACGGGGATAGTTCTGCATGTTACGTAATAGAAGGAGGCGGAGGCAGAGACACACCTCAACATTTAAAAGTGCTTTCAGTTCGAGGAGCTTTGGAGTTTACTTTCTTTTTCACGCCCTGGGAACCACACCATGGACATTATAGCAGTTTTACAGGTATCTCTTTGGCTGTTGACTCTTTGGGTGCGAGGAAgtcagtgtgtgcattgtgtaaaCAACTCTTAACTTTTGCTGGTGTCTATTTTATCACTCTTTTTCAACACCTCACATTTCTGTGTAAGAGGAAAGCAAAACACCCAAGAGAATGGAGGTCGACTTCATATTTTTCTATCCTGTCTCAGACTTTATGTTGAACACGTTTGGTCTTGGGTTCTTCTTCTTGGACATGGTGCTTGACATTTCAGCGGTTGTTGATTTTTATCAGAAGGAAGCCTATGTCAGTATGGGAGTGCTGATCTTTTTATTACTGGGATCATCTGTGCTGCTGCAGATATTCAGTTGGCTTTGGTATAACTATAGCTCGGGAGACGAAAGGAACTGCCTTGACAAATATCTGTACCTGGAAAAGTACTTGAAGGGAATCTTTTGTGGGGTACTCCATGTGTGTCAGCTGGGACTCATCCTCAGGTTGGTGATTGTTTAGTTTTGTGATTCTCTTGCATTCAGAAAACCACTGTGTCTTACTGTCACTTGATCTAAGCATTGCAAAAAGGGGATTTTGTTACCACACATGTTGGTAGTATAATGAAAGGGGAGCAGTAACCTTCTACAGGAAATGCAGTCGCACTAAtaggatataatttataccatatattggagaccagTCTAGGATTTTAGTCAAAAGgttttaatcttgtacaatggtggccaaccactgtgagagagagacttgaagATCCACCCTTCCTCTCAgagcttcacctcagcatatctgacttattccttcaGGGATTTGCTCTttaaaagctgagtttaggggtgttaccgtctattcaaataagccatgggtgcagggctctttgtgtcgacctgggggggaaggtgagagtctaatatcacacctcactccccaggtcagcccaaggtatattcacccaggaatgtttatatgctagttaaatccaaataaaagtaacaattataactaggtataagatcattgaattattgactatggcatattcttattaactataccggtcccttcagCACACAAATTGCCAGCTGAATGAATCTGATCACAACCACACAGAAGCTAGACACACTCATTTTAATTCACACAATGTACAGAGTTTCTCTATAGTTGATTGTATTCACTACCTTATAAATTGCTCGATGTGATAACGTGGACCAAGGCTCTGTCTTCCATTTCTATACCCATAAGGAGAATATTATTTGAAATGTTAAACCAAATGTAAAGACATCATACATATTATGTATGAATATGACTTAAACAACTTCATGGAAGGTCAATGTTATGTCCAAACAGGCCCTACTGATACATATTTTCCTATGACTTCATCATTAGGTGGACTTCACCTTTATTTAACTTACCAAACCCCAGTACCCACACCATTCCTAGCAAGTATATTAAAGCCCTGCTTGCCTTCATCATATCCCATCTGTTCTATTTACCACAGGTTTGCAGGCATGATGGAGATCTCTCTTCGCAACCTGAAGACCCGTACAGCCAAGAAGGAGGGCATCGCCGTCTACCTGACCCATGACCTCAGCATGCTGCGCCTCATCGAGACGTTCTCAGAGAACGCTCCTCAGCTGACCCTCATGATCACCATCATCTTGCAGAGGGAGGATGTGGAGTGGGTCACAGGTACTGCTGTCAATCACATGTTTACCATCCAGAGATCTCAGAAGAGATTAACTCATGGGGATAGGCACTGTACAGTCTAGAACATCTGGAATCATCAGTCCACTGTCACAGGAGTTCTGCAATATTGTCTGAACAACATGTAATAGTCAGTGTAACCAGCATTACAACTTACTTACAGCATATAGTGTGCATGGCACAGGGGGAATTTGAAAACATAAGTACTCTCTGCATTCAGCATTCAGGCAGTGTAGTAACCCCTGTTTATGCCTGAACTGGACTTCCAGTGATGTACAATATATCAATACTACCCCCCCAAAACGGCTTACTTATCCAAGTTCTTAGAAATATATTCGAACAATGGtacagtaaaacaaacaaatctttTCTGtgaatatttttatttgaaaatgtgtgtacacatttaaAGTGAGAGTAATGAGAAATAGACTTAGTTAATTGATAGTTGAAAGCTGATGCAGGCTGGAGCTGTGATCAAAAGATGGAATACAACATGCCTCAGGCCAATATTAGCTTAATATAGCACACTTTTTACCAACCATGCTAACAGGATATACAGCCTGAACCTCCTATTTGACTTATGTGAGGTGACAAGTAGAGAATGGACATACTGTTTTCCATGGCCTGGCAAAAAATAACCATGAAAAATCTACCAAGCATGtgctggtagagcaaggtgctaacaccAAGATCATGGCTTTGCTTCTCAGGGAGCTCACATAGGCTACTAATGAAAAGGCACACCTGTACtacaagtcactttggataaaaccaTCTGCTAACTGAATGattgcaaaatgtgttttctctAAGGTGTTCAAAAGCACGCTTACAGTATAATAAACAGCAGATCACACATTCCTGTCTTCCCTGCAGGTCTTAAGACTGTGGTCTCATTTGCTGCCATCTCCATCAGCCTGGTCATGTACCACCGTTCCATGCGCTCCTTCCAGACGGACAAGAACCAGATGACGTGGACCTCATCTCTGGTCTACTTCCTGTGGAACTTCCTCTTGATTGCCCCACGTGTGGCAGCAATAGCCCTGTTTG
The sequence above is drawn from the Clupea harengus chromosome 19, Ch_v2.0.2, whole genome shotgun sequence genome and encodes:
- the LOC116224921 gene encoding XK-related protein 8-like, which encodes MEVDFIFFYPVSDFMLNTFGLGFFFLDMVLDISAVVDFYQKEAYVSMGVLIFLLLGSSVLLQIFSWLWYNYSSGDERNCLDKYLYLEKYLKGIFCGVLHVCQLGLILRFAGMMEISLRNLKTRTAKKEGIAVYLTHDLSMLRLIETFSENAPQLTLMITIILQREDVEWVTGLKTVVSFAAISISLVMYHRSMRSFQTDKNQMTWTSSLVYFLWNFLLIAPRVAAIALFASTPPLGMIAVHFVCLWLALFLWAWHQKTDFMENEGNGWEWLYRATVALIWYFSWFNVSQGGSRRRSIIYHSMIAVDIMLLMGRWWWCWHSDQDPSIFGVSALAVFLPALGGSYTLGIIVKIWYYKKIHPNKTATEESGDDERAPACLEGVVSGEDTVTTPLPVDSSPSPQPPPRPLTGAQKRCAKLNVDQIALLSGGAIECSAPQQVSLLLHTTDHFMCCSPQ